From a single Acidimicrobiales bacterium genomic region:
- a CDS encoding Ig-like domain repeat protein: MAQELDLQLVEGGGQLRLRGSEEPYQIENPTSITGTIDAPDPDTGGGTGAITAGTFTTPQVSIVQSITSPLVADVYIDADFTQTIPQNLTGTVDENGVASVRMALTVDLHVDVGRDPLILDTDCTAGPIDITLSSMEPYDPVTGEVTLADGNFSIPDAGGPDCEPNVKGAINDQLAGPGHAISLTMQGDIPLPQTQKDPTLTTLAVAPEGGAQAGGPVDMTATVARGPDAVSTEDPSGFVDFRADGEILGTVPVAPDGTAVFTTSDLPAGTHALTARYGSDEVFGSSTSTPAAFTVWSNPALTWDLPEFVQLFATPTDFTVAALNTGFGEDLVNVRLDVTIQRAQGNGPIGPVSGSPRITLDRLEGPAATPVPLTFTGSGVNQRLAGSIGAGTGVPLAEGASLTEALRLGFPNVGTVSPTACGATNRLCPGPLRITFTLVRVDPGTGAVQATLASSAGDTLMTEATRRTSTITAGNAGFPPVIPATPAVTPHTVRAGNNIKLNAFNVNPVTAGVSPSGTVSFFIDSQPVGVLPSLAPLSAGYRLAVPCCVNNSYSIPVPPTTTPGTHKLTVRYSGNSLLQPSFADFSFEVAHPVAPVYECERIGLNFAYVGRANVVASASVPSVAVAGKEVTLVRPELRLLLDRGPSIPGSGIDEVFSMFTELEVVYGTGGTSSAGSVTRTNNTRMDAAGDPDQVAQFNGLSMAVTPEGEPGEVVPITIESFKVHFDGPGMTMICNPVGDPITLGQVTVAGTTLSVSPTGTVRAGTQVTLDAVTAPAPGGFVEFLDGATTIGVVDVNDRGEASMTTADLPVGERSLTARYLGGLTVPVTTSGAVPLTVIDAFDCAAFTQAGNAAVVRLVYLELLGRCPDQIGFDHWTGRLNGGASASSFARSISATDEAVGRVVDDAYETMLGRPADPSGRAFWIDRLQASGRYDQLLADLAASPEFWSKAGATNTGFVTRVYDRLLGRTPDTAGLNHWVGRLDTGTSRRALVLTLANLDEPLGRLVDDAYDEILGRAPFAAERTDGITYLRATGSRSGLYAQLIGTTEFHTRAQGHPNPED, encoded by the coding sequence GTGGCCCAAGAGCTCGACCTGCAACTGGTCGAGGGTGGAGGCCAGTTGCGCCTCCGTGGTTCCGAGGAGCCGTACCAGATCGAGAACCCGACCTCGATCACCGGCACCATCGACGCCCCCGACCCCGACACCGGCGGCGGCACCGGAGCGATCACCGCAGGGACGTTCACCACCCCGCAGGTGAGCATCGTCCAGTCCATCACCAGCCCGTTGGTGGCCGATGTCTACATCGACGCCGACTTCACCCAGACCATCCCCCAGAACCTCACTGGCACCGTCGATGAGAACGGCGTGGCCTCGGTGCGCATGGCCCTCACCGTCGACCTGCACGTCGATGTGGGTCGTGACCCGCTGATCCTCGACACCGACTGCACCGCCGGGCCCATCGACATCACCCTCTCCTCGATGGAGCCCTATGACCCGGTCACCGGTGAGGTCACGTTGGCTGACGGCAACTTCTCCATCCCCGATGCCGGCGGCCCCGACTGTGAGCCCAATGTGAAAGGGGCCATCAACGACCAGCTCGCCGGCCCCGGGCACGCCATCTCCCTGACGATGCAGGGCGACATCCCGTTGCCGCAGACCCAGAAGGACCCCACGCTCACCACCCTGGCTGTCGCACCCGAGGGCGGCGCTCAGGCGGGGGGTCCGGTGGACATGACCGCCACCGTGGCCCGAGGACCCGACGCGGTGTCGACCGAGGACCCGAGCGGTTTCGTGGACTTCCGTGCTGATGGGGAGATCTTGGGCACGGTGCCGGTGGCGCCGGATGGCACCGCGGTGTTCACCACCAGCGATCTGCCGGCTGGGACCCACGCTCTGACCGCCCGCTACGGCAGCGATGAGGTCTTCGGGTCCAGCACCTCGACGCCGGCAGCGTTCACGGTGTGGTCGAACCCGGCGCTCACCTGGGACCTGCCGGAGTTCGTGCAGCTGTTCGCGACTCCCACGGACTTCACCGTCGCCGCGTTGAACACCGGCTTCGGTGAGGACCTGGTCAACGTCCGCCTCGATGTGACCATCCAACGCGCCCAGGGCAACGGGCCCATCGGCCCGGTCAGTGGTTCCCCCCGCATCACCCTCGATCGCCTCGAGGGCCCCGCCGCCACCCCCGTGCCGCTCACCTTCACTGGGTCGGGGGTGAACCAGCGACTCGCCGGGTCGATCGGCGCCGGCACCGGCGTTCCCCTGGCTGAGGGAGCGTCGCTGACCGAAGCGTTGCGCCTGGGCTTCCCGAACGTGGGCACCGTGTCGCCCACGGCCTGCGGGGCCACCAACCGGCTCTGCCCCGGGCCGCTGCGCATCACCTTCACCCTGGTGCGCGTCGATCCCGGCACCGGGGCCGTCCAGGCCACCTTGGCCTCCTCCGCCGGTGACACGCTCATGACCGAGGCCACCCGGCGGACCAGCACCATCACCGCCGGCAACGCCGGCTTCCCACCGGTCATCCCGGCCACGCCGGCCGTCACGCCCCACACCGTGCGGGCCGGGAACAACATCAAGCTCAACGCGTTCAACGTGAACCCCGTGACGGCCGGCGTTTCCCCGTCGGGCACGGTGTCGTTCTTCATCGACAGTCAGCCGGTCGGCGTGTTGCCGTCCTTGGCGCCTCTGTCAGCGGGGTACCGGTTGGCCGTGCCGTGCTGTGTGAACAACAGCTACTCGATCCCGGTACCACCGACCACGACGCCAGGAACGCACAAGCTGACGGTGCGGTACTCGGGCAACTCGTTGCTCCAGCCGAGCTTCGCCGACTTCTCCTTCGAGGTCGCCCACCCGGTCGCGCCGGTCTATGAGTGTGAGCGCATCGGCCTGAACTTCGCCTATGTGGGGCGGGCCAACGTGGTGGCCAGCGCCTCGGTGCCCTCGGTTGCAGTGGCTGGCAAGGAGGTGACGCTGGTCCGTCCGGAGCTGCGGTTGCTGTTGGACCGCGGGCCCAGCATTCCCGGCTCCGGCATTGACGAGGTGTTCAGCATGTTCACCGAGTTGGAGGTGGTCTATGGCACGGGTGGCACTTCCAGCGCGGGGAGCGTGACCCGGACCAACAACACCCGCATGGACGCCGCGGGGGATCCGGATCAGGTGGCACAGTTCAACGGCCTGTCCATGGCGGTGACCCCGGAGGGGGAGCCTGGTGAGGTGGTGCCGATCACCATCGAGTCGTTCAAGGTCCACTTCGACGGCCCCGGCATGACCATGATCTGCAACCCCGTCGGTGACCCGATCACCCTGGGCCAGGTCACCGTGGCCGGCACCACCTTGTCGGTGTCACCGACCGGGACCGTGCGCGCCGGCACCCAGGTCACCCTCGATGCGGTGACTGCCCCGGCGCCGGGAGGCTTCGTGGAGTTCCTGGACGGGGCCACCACCATCGGCGTGGTCGACGTGAATGATCGGGGTGAGGCGTCGATGACCACCGCCGACCTTCCGGTCGGTGAGCGGTCCTTGACGGCCCGCTACCTGGGTGGGTTGACCGTGCCGGTCACCACGTCCGGGGCGGTGCCGTTGACGGTGATCGACGCCTTCGACTGCGCGGCGTTCACTCAGGCGGGCAACGCCGCGGTGGTGCGCCTCGTCTACCTGGAGCTGCTCGGGCGGTGCCCGGATCAGATCGGGTTCGATCACTGGACCGGTCGCCTGAACGGTGGGGCCTCCGCATCGAGCTTCGCGAGGTCGATCTCGGCCACCGACGAAGCGGTGGGTCGTGTCGTCGATGACGCCTACGAAACCATGCTGGGCCGCCCCGCCGACCCCTCGGGTCGAGCCTTCTGGATCGATCGTCTCCAGGCCAGCGGTCGCTATGACCAGTTGCTGGCCGATCTGGCCGCGTCGCCGGAGTTCTGGTCCAAGGCCGGAGCCACCAACACCGGGTTCGTGACCCGGGTCTATGACCGGCTCCTGGGCCGGACCCCCGACACCGCCGGCCTGAACCACTGGGTCGGCCGCCTCGACACCGGCACGTCACGCCGGGCGTTGGTGCTCACCCTGGCCAACCTGGACGAGCCGTTGGGTCGCCTGGTGGACGACGCCTACGACGAGATCCTGGGCCGGGCCCCGTTCGCGGCCGAACGCACCGACGGGATCACCTACCTGCGGGCGACCGGGTCCCGGTCGGGGCTGTATGCGCAGTTGATCGGCACCACCGAGTTCCACACCCGGGCCCAGGGTCACCCCAACCCCGAGGACTGA
- a CDS encoding Ig-like domain repeat protein translates to MAQDLDLQLVEGGGQLSLRGSEEPYQIQNPTSITGTIDAPDPDTGGGTGAITAGTFTTPRVSIVQPIVTPVVADVYIDADFTQAAPQNLTGTVDESGVVSVRMALTVDLHVEVGRPNPIIVADCIAGPIDITLSSIEPYDPVTGEITLADGNFSIPNVDGPSCESNVKSAVNEQLGGPGHAISLTMHGDIPLPQTLKDPTVTALAVTPEGGLQAGGAVTMTATVARGPDAISTEDPTGFVDFRDGNQILGTVPIAPDGTATFTTSDLSAGTHTLTARYGGDEIFGSSTSAPAAFTVWSNPALTWDLPQFVQIAGAPTDFTVAALNTGFGEDLANVRLDVAIQRAQGTGPIGPLSNGDQRITLDRVEGLTATPVPLTFTGSSSNQRLSGSIGAGTGVPLTERASLTEALRLGLPAVGTVSATACGATNRLCPGPLRITFTLVRVDPGTGAIQATLASSAGQTLMTEATRRASTITAGNAGIPNPNPALPPIVPPTPAIAPHTVRAGNNVKLNALVVKPPTSLNLAGVTPTGTVSFLIDGQPVGVLPAKAPVSAGYQLAVPYGSNNSYSIPVPATTNVGTHTVTLRYSGDSLFQPNLASYPFEVTHRLAPVYECERPGLGFTYVGRANVVASASVPSVVAAGDEVTMAHPELRLLLDRGPSTGGGSGLDEVINNFTGLEIAYSTGGTSSATGVVRTNTTRMDAAGDPDQVVEFQGLAMIIQPEGEPGEVVPITIESFKVHFDGIGLTMICNPVGDPVTLGQVTVAGTTLSVAPTGTVRAGTQVTLDAVTGPVSSSGGVVEFLDGTTTIGVANVNDRGEASMTTTGLPVGERSLTARYLGGLTVPITTSEAVPLTVIDTFDCAAFTQAGNAAVVRLVYLELLGRCPDQAGFDHWAGRLDGGASASTFARSISATDEAVGRVVDDAYQTMLGRPADPSGRAFWVDRLQASGRYDQLLADLAASPEFWTKAGATNTGFVTRVYDRLLGRAPDTAGLNHWVGRLDAGTSRRALVLTLANLDEPLGRLVVDAYDEILGRAPFAAERTDGIAYLRATGSRSGLYAQLIGTTEFHTRAQSYPNPED, encoded by the coding sequence GTGGCTCAGGATCTCGACCTGCAGCTGGTCGAAGGAGGCGGGCAGCTCTCCCTGCGAGGCTCCGAGGAGCCGTACCAGATCCAGAACCCGACCTCGATCACCGGGACCATCGACGCCCCGGATCCGGACACCGGTGGCGGCACCGGGGCGATCACGGCGGGGACGTTCACGACGCCTCGGGTGAGCATCGTTCAGCCCATCGTCACCCCGGTGGTGGCGGATGTGTACATCGACGCCGACTTCACCCAGGCCGCGCCCCAGAACCTGACCGGGACGGTGGATGAGAGCGGCGTGGTGTCGGTGCGGATGGCCCTGACGGTGGACCTGCACGTCGAGGTCGGTCGGCCGAACCCGATCATCGTCGCTGACTGCATCGCCGGGCCCATCGACATCACGCTCTCCTCGATCGAGCCCTATGACCCGGTCACCGGTGAGATCACCCTGGCCGATGGCAACTTCTCCATCCCCAACGTGGATGGCCCCTCCTGTGAGAGCAACGTGAAGAGCGCGGTCAACGAGCAGCTCGGCGGGCCCGGGCACGCCATCTCCCTGACCATGCACGGTGACATCCCGCTCCCGCAGACCCTCAAGGACCCCACCGTCACGGCCCTGGCCGTGACCCCCGAGGGTGGGCTCCAGGCCGGCGGGGCGGTGACCATGACCGCCACCGTGGCCCGAGGTCCCGACGCCATCTCGACGGAGGACCCGACCGGGTTCGTGGACTTCCGCGACGGCAACCAGATCCTGGGCACCGTGCCCATTGCCCCTGACGGCACCGCCACCTTCACCACCAGCGACCTCTCGGCCGGGACCCACACCCTCACCGCCCGCTACGGCGGAGACGAGATCTTCGGGTCCAGCACCTCCGCACCAGCCGCGTTCACGGTGTGGTCCAACCCGGCGCTCACCTGGGACCTCCCACAGTTCGTGCAGATCGCCGGGGCTCCCACCGACTTCACCGTCGCCGCGTTGAACACCGGCTTCGGTGAGGACCTGGCCAATGTCCGCCTCGACGTCGCCATCCAACGCGCCCAAGGCACCGGGCCCATCGGGCCGCTCTCCAACGGTGACCAGCGCATCACCCTCGACCGCGTCGAGGGCCTCACCGCCACCCCCGTGCCACTCACCTTCACCGGCTCCTCGTCGAACCAGCGACTGTCCGGGTCGATCGGCGCCGGCACCGGCGTCCCCCTGACCGAGAGAGCTTCATTGACCGAGGCGCTACGCCTCGGCCTCCCCGCCGTGGGCACCGTGTCGGCCACCGCCTGCGGGGCGACCAACCGACTCTGCCCCGGCCCGCTGCGCATCACCTTCACCCTGGTGCGCGTCGACCCCGGCACCGGCGCCATCCAGGCCACCCTCGCCTCCTCCGCCGGTCAGACCCTCATGACCGAAGCCACCCGCCGGGCCTCCACCATCACCGCCGGCAACGCCGGCATCCCCAACCCCAACCCCGCCCTCCCTCCCATCGTGCCGCCGACGCCGGCCATCGCACCCCACACGGTGCGAGCCGGGAACAACGTCAAGCTCAACGCACTGGTCGTGAAGCCCCCGACCAGCCTGAACCTGGCCGGCGTTACCCCGACGGGCACGGTGTCGTTCCTCATCGATGGCCAACCGGTGGGTGTGTTGCCGGCCAAGGCCCCCGTGTCTGCGGGATACCAGTTGGCGGTGCCGTACGGCAGCAACAACTCGTACTCGATCCCGGTGCCGGCCACCACCAACGTGGGGACGCACACTGTGACGTTGCGGTACTCGGGCGATTCGTTGTTCCAGCCCAACCTGGCCAGCTACCCGTTCGAGGTCACCCACCGGCTCGCCCCGGTCTACGAGTGCGAACGACCGGGCCTGGGCTTCACGTATGTGGGCCGGGCCAACGTGGTGGCCAGCGCCTCGGTGCCCTCGGTGGTGGCCGCCGGTGACGAGGTGACGATGGCCCACCCGGAGCTGCGTCTGTTGCTGGACCGCGGTCCCAGCACCGGCGGCGGCTCGGGCCTCGATGAGGTGATCAACAACTTCACCGGCTTGGAGATCGCCTACAGCACGGGCGGCACGTCCTCGGCCACGGGAGTGGTCCGCACCAACACCACTCGCATGGACGCGGCCGGCGATCCCGACCAGGTGGTCGAGTTCCAAGGCCTCGCCATGATCATCCAGCCCGAGGGGGAGCCTGGTGAGGTGGTGCCGATCACCATCGAGTCGTTCAAGGTCCACTTCGACGGCATCGGCCTGACCATGATCTGCAACCCGGTCGGTGACCCGGTCACCCTGGGCCAGGTCACCGTGGCCGGCACCACGTTGTCGGTGGCGCCGACGGGGACTGTGCGCGCCGGTACCCAGGTCACCCTCGACGCGGTGACCGGGCCGGTGAGCTCGTCGGGCGGGGTGGTCGAGTTCCTCGATGGGACCACCACCATCGGTGTGGCCAACGTGAACGATCGGGGTGAGGCCTCGATGACCACCACCGGACTCCCGGTGGGTGAGCGGTCCTTGACCGCCCGCTACCTGGGTGGGCTGACGGTGCCGATCACCACCTCGGAGGCCGTGCCGCTCACCGTGATCGACACCTTCGACTGTGCGGCGTTCACCCAGGCGGGCAACGCCGCGGTGGTGCGCCTGGTGTATCTGGAGCTGCTGGGGCGGTGCCCGGATCAGGCCGGGTTCGATCACTGGGCCGGCCGCCTCGATGGTGGGGCCTCGGCCTCGACGTTCGCCAGGTCGATCTCGGCCACTGACGAAGCCGTCGGGCGTGTCGTCGATGACGCCTACCAGACCATGCTGGGCCGCCCCGCCGATCCCTCGGGTCGAGCCTTCTGGGTCGATCGTCTCCAGGCCAGCGGTCGCTACGACCAGTTGCTGGCCGATCTGGCCGCGTCGCCGGAGTTCTGGACCAAGGCCGGCGCCACCAACACCGGGTTCGTGACCCGGGTCTATGACCGGCTCCTGGGCCGGGCCCCCGACACCGCGGGCCTGAACCACTGGGTCGGCCGCCTCGACGCCGGGACGTCCCGGCGGGCGTTGGTGCTCACCCTGGCCAACCTGGACGAGCCGTTGGGTCGCCTGGTGGTCGACGCCTACGACGAGATCCTGGGCCGGGCCCCGTTCGCGGCCGAACGCACCGACGGGATCGCCTACCTGCGGGCGACCGGTTCGCGCTCAGGGCTCTACGCCCAGCTCATCGGCACCACCGAGTTCCACACCCGGGCCCAGAGCTACCCCAACCCCGAGGACTGA
- a CDS encoding DEAD/DEAH box helicase gives MPPEAPPEPPAGETIPPEASADGTARAEPDAHAGAPSDPGEDAGPAFTDLGLRPELIETLAGLGYEEPTPIQREAIPPVIGGRDLLGQAATGTGKTAAFALPLLQRLGGGDRGPAPSALVLVPTRELAVQVSEAVHRYGRALGARVLPIYGGQPIFRQLRALHDGVDVVVATPGRAIDHLERGSLRLDALATVVLDEADEMLDMGFAEDIESILDRAPDGRQTVLFSATMPPRIGAIARRHLRDPVRLEMGREATAPGQAPRVRQVAYLVRRPHKATALGRILDVEAPTAALVFCRTRAEVDQLTETLNGRGYRAEALHGGMGQEQRDRVMNRLRGGTADLLVATDVAARGLDVDQLTHVVNYDVPSAPEAYVHRIGRVGRAGREGVAITLVDPREHRMLKTIERATKQAIASAQVPTVADLRTRRLQLTRDALEDLLADDDLDHVRVVVESLSDEHDLMEIALAAVKMAHEATAGAGGDDEQDIPRVTLREDRPARPDRPGDRGGDGREHGRPARAGGAAERGPGPRERTARTQSGPAEGMTRLFVGAGREGRVRPGDLVGAIAGETSLTGRDIGHIDIQERFSLVEVPSGKVDEVIDGLQNTTLRGRRVKVRRERY, from the coding sequence ATGCCGCCCGAGGCCCCGCCCGAGCCCCCGGCCGGTGAGACGATCCCGCCCGAGGCCTCGGCCGACGGGACGGCCCGAGCTGAGCCCGACGCTCACGCCGGGGCCCCGTCCGACCCGGGGGAGGACGCCGGGCCGGCCTTCACCGACCTGGGCCTCCGACCCGAGCTGATCGAGACCCTGGCCGGTCTGGGCTACGAGGAGCCGACGCCCATCCAGCGCGAGGCCATCCCTCCGGTGATCGGCGGCCGGGACCTGTTGGGCCAGGCCGCCACCGGCACCGGCAAGACGGCGGCCTTCGCCCTTCCCCTCCTCCAGCGCCTGGGCGGCGGCGACCGTGGGCCGGCCCCCTCCGCCCTGGTCCTGGTGCCCACCCGGGAGCTGGCCGTGCAGGTGTCCGAGGCCGTCCACCGCTACGGGCGGGCCCTCGGGGCCCGGGTGCTGCCCATCTACGGGGGCCAGCCCATCTTCCGCCAGCTCCGAGCCCTGCATGACGGCGTGGACGTGGTGGTGGCCACCCCGGGCCGGGCCATCGACCACCTCGAGCGGGGCTCCCTGCGGCTCGACGCCCTGGCCACCGTGGTGCTGGACGAGGCCGACGAGATGCTCGACATGGGCTTCGCCGAGGACATCGAGTCCATCCTCGACCGGGCCCCCGACGGGCGCCAGACCGTCCTGTTCTCGGCCACCATGCCCCCCCGCATCGGGGCCATCGCCCGCCGCCACCTCCGCGACCCCGTCCGCCTGGAGATGGGCCGGGAGGCCACGGCACCGGGCCAGGCCCCCCGGGTCCGCCAGGTGGCCTACCTGGTCCGCCGGCCCCACAAGGCCACCGCCCTGGGCCGCATCCTGGACGTCGAGGCCCCGACCGCGGCCCTCGTCTTCTGCCGGACCCGGGCCGAGGTCGACCAGCTCACCGAGACCCTGAACGGGCGGGGCTACCGGGCCGAGGCCCTCCACGGGGGCATGGGCCAGGAGCAGCGCGACCGGGTGATGAACCGCCTGCGGGGCGGCACCGCCGACCTGCTGGTGGCCACCGACGTGGCCGCCCGGGGCCTGGACGTGGACCAGCTCACCCACGTGGTCAACTACGACGTGCCCTCGGCGCCCGAGGCCTACGTGCACCGCATCGGGCGGGTGGGCCGGGCCGGCCGGGAGGGGGTGGCCATCACCCTGGTCGACCCCCGGGAGCACCGGATGCTCAAGACCATCGAGCGGGCCACCAAGCAGGCCATCGCCTCGGCCCAGGTGCCGACCGTCGCCGACCTCCGCACCCGGCGCCTGCAGCTCACCCGTGACGCCCTGGAGGACCTGCTGGCCGACGACGACCTGGACCACGTGCGGGTGGTGGTCGAGTCCCTCAGCGACGAGCACGACCTGATGGAGATCGCCCTGGCCGCGGTGAAGATGGCCCACGAGGCCACCGCCGGGGCCGGGGGCGACGACGAGCAGGACATCCCGCGGGTCACCCTCCGCGAGGACCGGCCGGCCCGCCCGGACCGGCCCGGGGACCGGGGTGGCGACGGTCGCGAGCACGGTCGCCCGGCCCGGGCCGGCGGCGCCGCCGAGCGGGGCCCCGGGCCCCGGGAGCGGACGGCCCGCACCCAGTCGGGGCCGGCGGAGGGCATGACCCGCCTGTTCGTGGGGGCGGGCCGCGAGGGCCGGGTCCGGCCCGGTGACCTGGTCGGGGCCATCGCCGGCGAGACCAGCCTGACCGGCCGCGACATCGGCCACATCGACATCCAGGAGCGCTTCTCCCTGGTCGAGGTGCCCTCGGGCAAGGTCGACGAGGTCATCGACGGCCTCCAGAACACGACCCTCCGGGGCCGCCGGGTCAAGGTCCGCCGCGAGCGCTACTGA